Within the Elusimicrobiota bacterium genome, the region TTTTTTTTGCATTATATCTTATCATAAAAGCAAATGGAAAATATTCAACGATATTGTTAATAAGTCTTACTATACTAAATATTCTATTAGACTTTAGAAGTCTTGGTTTATTAATAATATTTACTTTATTATTTATTAAATTAAAAGAAAAATACGAATCGGTAGGGAAAGCAATTTATTTATTTAAACGTAATTTGGTTATAGCCACAACGGTGTTTCTATTTACATTTATATATATATTTTCTCAAAATTTAATTTCGATTGAAAACCCGAATAAACTAGTAGCGGATCGGAGAATAGGTGGTGATTCCTTCAGAATAGCTGGTTTGTTAGTAGGATTGAAAGCAATATCGGAATCGCCATTAATAGGATTAGGATCTTGGGCAAGAAGTGATAAATTATTTAGTGAATGGGTATATTTACAATATGAGTATGGAGGAAGTTGGACTCCGTCAGCTGGGCTTGATTATTTTTTCAATATGCCAGAAGCAAACAGTATTCAAGTCCACTCTCAAATTGTCCAAGCATGGATTGAAGCCGGAATATTTGGTTTTGTTTTTTTTGTTTTCCAAGCAACGTTTTTATTAACTTCACTAAGAGTCATATTTAGAAATCGATTCCAAGATAAAGTTTATATTTTAATTGTCTTCCTAATATTTAACACACTATGGGCTATTCTATTTTCTCCCTTTGGAGGTGGTGCACGCATTCTGAACGCACTAACCTTTGCATTTATTTTTATTTACTTTAATAATCACCACCGTTTAATGGAGCCAGCTAATTGAAGTTTTCAATTGTTACTATTTCTTATAATCAGGCACGATTTATAGAATCGGCGATAAAATCTGTTATTCAACAGAGAAGCAATATTAATTTAGAATATATAGTTGTAGATGCTAATAGTACCGATTCAAGTATAGATATAATTAAGAAATATGAAAATCAAATAGACAGATTTATTTCTGAGCCAGATTTAGGTCCAGCAGATGGACTGAACAAGGGGTTTTCTTATGCTACTGGGGATATTTGGGGATATTTAAATGCAGACGATATTTTAGAACCCGGTGCACTGAAAAGAATTGAAAAATATTTTTCTGAATTCCCACAAGCTGACATTATAGCGGGACATTGCCATATCATTGATCAACAAGGTAAAAAATTACAAAAATGTTTTTCTCATTATATGACACCTTTAAAATATTTAAGACGTCATGCTGTTTTAATTCAACAATCTACTTTTTTTAGAAGAACAATTTTTGAAAAAGTTGGAGGCTTCAATGTGAATAATGATATAGCCTGGGATGGTGAACTTATATTTGAAATGCTAAAAAATAGAGCCAAATTAAAAATTGTTAACGATATTTTAAGTTCATTTAGGTTACATCCGGATTCCATCTCCGGCAAAAAATCTTATTCTCCCAAACTTGACAAGTTTTATTTAAGACTTTACGAAAAAAATAAGTTTACTAAAAAAAATAATTTGATAAATTATTTATTTTATATTTTACATTGGTTAACACAACCATCCGTACTGTACCAAAGATTAATAGACCAATTACAACATCCTAAAAGAATAATTTGAATGAAAGTATTGCATGTGATCCAGAGCTTGGATCCTAATCTTGGAGGTTTGCCAACCGCTCTCAAAGGCTTAATAGCATTGGAGAATGAAATTCAAGTTAACCACGACATACTTTCAAGCCATTCAAACTTTGAAGAAGCGGATTTTTATAATACTGGTTTTTTTTTGTTTAAGAAAAGTTTTCCTAAAAGATTTAACAGGTCAAAAGGAGCAATTCAATTTTTAAAGAAAAACATTTGTGAATATGATCTATTAGTCGTACATAGTGTGTGGACCCTTATTGGCTATGCTTCTGCAAAAATTGCAAAGGAAAATAATATTCCGTATATACTTTGGCCACACGGTTCTTTAGACCCATTCGATTTAAAAAAAAAATCAATATTAAAAAAATTATTGGGCCCAATATTTATTAAATCACTTCTAGATTATGCAACCGCAATATGTTGTACTTCACAAAAAGAAATTGAAAAATTAGAAACGTACAATTCTGATGCTGCTATAAATGTTTTACCTTTACCAATAATAATTGATCAAATTGAAGGTTCTAGAGAAAGATTTCGTAAAAAATATAATTATCAAGAAGGTGATTTTGTTTTGCTATTTATTTCTCGTATTAATTATAAAAAAGGATTAAATATAATTGTTGAGGGATTTTCAAGGATTCATGAGGAGTTCCCTTTTCTAAAACTGTTTATCGCTGGTAGCGGAGACAAAGATTATTTGAATAAACTACATAGTTGGATTAAATTTTATAATTTACAAAATAAGGTCATTTATTCAGGAATGGTATTGCAACAAGAAAAGGCTGATGCCTTTCTTGGAGGGGATCTTTTTGTATTACCTTCTATGAATGAAAATTTTGGATTAGCAATTTTTGAAGCACTTTATTATGGATTGCCGGTACTAATTAGTAAAAATGTATATTTGTGGCAGGACATTGTAGAAAATGGTGGCGGACTAGCTTGTGATTATTCTGTAGAAAGCTTTTGTGAAAAAATAAAAGAGTTCCTTTATGATAGAAATGAGTATTTACGGATGAAAAAGAAAAGCACTATGCTTGCAAAAGAATACTTACCAACCAATCTTGCAAGTAACTATAAGCTATTCTATTCTAAAATATTAACTCATAATATGAAGTAAAATTTTGAAGGCCATTAAAAATTTCATCAGGTTTTTTATAAATCCACAGGTTATAAGTTGTTTATTAAAAAAACAACCAGTGTCACTTTCCTCTTTTAGAAATGTTGAAAACTTAAAAAAATATTTTAAAGAGATAAATACAATATTAGATGTTGGAGCAAATAAAGGCCAGTTTGCATTAGCGGCTAGTTGTTATTATCCGAATTCAAATATTTATTCATTTGAACCCTCAGAATTAACTTATCAGCATCTTCTGAAAAACATGGGCGCAAAAAAAAATATTAAGCTTTTTAACTTTGGCTTAGGCGATATTAATGGTGAGCTTGAATTTTATGAAAATTCTTTTGATCAAATAAGCTCATTTTCGAAAATAAATTTTAAAAATAATAACACGATATATAAGAAATCGAAAATACTTGTAGGCAAGGCATTAATTAAAAAATTAGATGATATATTTAATTCTCTGAATATTGAATACCCTATTTTATTAAAACTAGATGTTCAGGGATTAGAAGATAAGGTATTAAAAGGTGCATTAAAAACGTTAAAAAATATTGATTATATATTATTAGAGCTAGCATTTGAAAAGTTATATGAAGATCAATTGTTGTTTCATGATATGAATAGATACTTAAATGCTTTAGGCTATAATCTAATAGCACCAGTCGGATTTAATTATGGTGATGATAATAGGATTATTGAAATAGATGCACTATTTAAAAGGATCGAAAAATAAGATGACATCAAATAAAATTAGAATATTAGTAACAGGGGGTTCTGGTTTTATAGGTACAAATTTAATTGAAAAATTTTTATACGATAATTACGAAGTATTAAATATTGATATTTCCGAGCCAAAAAATAAATTGCATTTTAAGTTCTGGAAACAATGTGATATTAGAAATAAAAAAAATCTTTTTGGTGCAATTCTTGATTTCTCACCACATTATACGGTACACTTAGCTGCGAGGACAGATTTAAATGGTACTTGCCTTGAAGACTATGATACAAATACTACTGGCATTAAAAATATGATTGAAGCCTTGAACGAAATTAAATCATTAAAACGGGTGATTTTTGTTTCTTCGATGTATGTTTGTCAACCTGGGTACATGCCTAAAAGTTATGATGATTTTACACCACATACACTTTATGGGGAAAGTAAAGCTATTGGTGAAATGATAGTTCAGAATTCAATCCAGAATTATGAATGGTTAATTGTACGACCGTCATCTATCTGGGGTCCTTGGTTTGGTGAACCATATGCCCTTTTTTTTAGATTATTAAAGAAGAGAGCTTTTTTTCATATCAGTTCAAAAGTATGTACTAAAACTTATGGATATATCGATAATACTATTTACCAAATTGAACAATTATTACTTACTAATGAACTGGTCATAAAAAAAATATTTTATCTAGGAGACTATGAGCCGTATAATATTAAAGAGTGGGCTGATGAGATTGCGGCTCAGTACAATTATCGAATTAAAACTATCCCTTATATTTTTTTAAAGATATTAGCAATTGCGGGAGACATCTTGAAAAGATTTGGTATTGACTTCCCGATGACTTCATTTCGTTTAAGAAATATGACAATAGATAATATATGTGACTTATCTTTAATAAAAGCTTTAGTCCCGGATTTGCCAGTAACAAGAATTGATGGAATTAAAAAAACAATCAGTTGGTTAAATTATGATCCGAAAGATTATAAAAAATAGAGAATACTTTTTTTGGAATGAAATAAAATTTATTAATAAAAAGAATATTTCATTCCCAAATGATGTTTTAAAAGCTAAACTTGTAATGGCACCAGCAGCACCGGCTTTAGTTGAAAATTATGACAATCAATCTTATTATGAATCTCTTAGAGAGTCAGATTTTTCAATTATTGACAGCTCATTTTTTGCACTCCTTTGCAGGACAAAATTCATTAAAGTATATAAATATAGTGGTTATAGACTCATTCAGGATTTTATAGACTACCTAAATAGAGAAAAGCAGACAATTTTTTTTATTGACCCAAATGAAAATTCTACTGTACTAAATAGAACATTTATCCTAAATAATACAAAAATTGATGAGGATAATTTCCATAATTATATCGCTCCCTTTTACGATTGTCACAGTAAAATATATGATGCTAAATTGTTAGAAAAATTAGAATTCATTAAACCACGAATTATTATTATTGGTATTGCAGGAGGCAAACAAGAATTACTTGGAAATTATTTAAAGAAAAATCTGACTTTTACTACAACTATTCTTTGCACAGGAGCGGCACTTGCTTTTTTTACAGGAGAGCAAGCTAAAATAAATTATAAAATAGACAAATATTATCTTGGTTGGTTATTTAGAATTCTAAGTAATCGTAAAGTTTTTTTACCTAGATATTTAAGGGCATTTAAATTCATTCCAATTTTTTATCGTCATAAATTATCATAATATTCAATAGGATAAAATCATGAATACAGCATTAGTTCTTGGCGCGGGCGGATTCATTGGTGGACATCTTGTTAAAAGATTAAAAGAGAAAGGATACTGGGTAAGAGGGGTTGATTTAAAACATCATGAATTTACGCCATTACCAGCTGATGAATTTATCATCGGTGATCTTAGGAATAAAGAAATAGTAAAAGGAATACTAGATCGTCCTTTTGATGAAGTTTATCAGCTTGCTGCTGATATGGGCGGTGCAGGCTATATCTTTACCGGCGAGCATGATGCGGATGTAATGCATAATTCGGCGACAATTAATTTGAATATATTGCACTATGGGCAAAAAGCGGAAAT harbors:
- a CDS encoding O-antigen ligase family protein; translated protein: MLSLIISDIYRGTDFYDYARGWSRAIFFMSNFLGLYQIGIQRINNLLYWFLGSVFSLLIIYVLNNGLQYFAWKFGFATPIIFFALYLIIKANGKYSTILLISLTILNILLDFRSLGLLIIFTLLFIKLKEKYESVGKAIYLFKRNLVIATTVFLFTFIYIFSQNLISIENPNKLVADRRIGGDSFRIAGLLVGLKAISESPLIGLGSWARSDKLFSEWVYLQYEYGGSWTPSAGLDYFFNMPEANSIQVHSQIVQAWIEAGIFGFVFFVFQATFLLTSLRVIFRNRFQDKVYILIVFLIFNTLWAILFSPFGGGARILNALTFAFIFIYFNNHHRLMEPAN
- a CDS encoding glycosyltransferase family 2 protein, coding for MKFSIVTISYNQARFIESAIKSVIQQRSNINLEYIVVDANSTDSSIDIIKKYENQIDRFISEPDLGPADGLNKGFSYATGDIWGYLNADDILEPGALKRIEKYFSEFPQADIIAGHCHIIDQQGKKLQKCFSHYMTPLKYLRRHAVLIQQSTFFRRTIFEKVGGFNVNNDIAWDGELIFEMLKNRAKLKIVNDILSSFRLHPDSISGKKSYSPKLDKFYLRLYEKNKFTKKNNLINYLFYILHWLTQPSVLYQRLIDQLQHPKRII
- a CDS encoding glycosyltransferase codes for the protein MKVLHVIQSLDPNLGGLPTALKGLIALENEIQVNHDILSSHSNFEEADFYNTGFFLFKKSFPKRFNRSKGAIQFLKKNICEYDLLVVHSVWTLIGYASAKIAKENNIPYILWPHGSLDPFDLKKKSILKKLLGPIFIKSLLDYATAICCTSQKEIEKLETYNSDAAINVLPLPIIIDQIEGSRERFRKKYNYQEGDFVLLFISRINYKKGLNIIVEGFSRIHEEFPFLKLFIAGSGDKDYLNKLHSWIKFYNLQNKVIYSGMVLQQEKADAFLGGDLFVLPSMNENFGLAIFEALYYGLPVLISKNVYLWQDIVENGGGLACDYSVESFCEKIKEFLYDRNEYLRMKKKSTMLAKEYLPTNLASNYKLFYSKILTHNMK
- a CDS encoding FkbM family methyltransferase, which produces MKAIKNFIRFFINPQVISCLLKKQPVSLSSFRNVENLKKYFKEINTILDVGANKGQFALAASCYYPNSNIYSFEPSELTYQHLLKNMGAKKNIKLFNFGLGDINGELEFYENSFDQISSFSKINFKNNNTIYKKSKILVGKALIKKLDDIFNSLNIEYPILLKLDVQGLEDKVLKGALKTLKNIDYILLELAFEKLYEDQLLFHDMNRYLNALGYNLIAPVGFNYGDDNRIIEIDALFKRIEK
- a CDS encoding NAD(P)-dependent oxidoreductase; translation: MTSNKIRILVTGGSGFIGTNLIEKFLYDNYEVLNIDISEPKNKLHFKFWKQCDIRNKKNLFGAILDFSPHYTVHLAARTDLNGTCLEDYDTNTTGIKNMIEALNEIKSLKRVIFVSSMYVCQPGYMPKSYDDFTPHTLYGESKAIGEMIVQNSIQNYEWLIVRPSSIWGPWFGEPYALFFRLLKKRAFFHISSKVCTKTYGYIDNTIYQIEQLLLTNELVIKKIFYLGDYEPYNIKEWADEIAAQYNYRIKTIPYIFLKILAIAGDILKRFGIDFPMTSFRLRNMTIDNICDLSLIKALVPDLPVTRIDGIKKTISWLNYDPKDYKK
- a CDS encoding WecB/TagA/CpsF family glycosyltransferase, with amino-acid sequence MIRKIIKNREYFFWNEIKFINKKNISFPNDVLKAKLVMAPAAPALVENYDNQSYYESLRESDFSIIDSSFFALLCRTKFIKVYKYSGYRLIQDFIDYLNREKQTIFFIDPNENSTVLNRTFILNNTKIDEDNFHNYIAPFYDCHSKIYDAKLLEKLEFIKPRIIIIGIAGGKQELLGNYLKKNLTFTTTILCTGAALAFFTGEQAKINYKIDKYYLGWLFRILSNRKVFLPRYLRAFKFIPIFYRHKLS